In the genome of Haloarcula limicola, one region contains:
- a CDS encoding YeiH family protein: MGDGPRSTRTLLPGLLLLVSLGVAAKLSASFLGWGTPLIFAVLFGALLSNTYGLPESLEPGVDAYKLLLEVGIVLLGASISLSDVIDAGPRILGLTVAVVAFGILVVEFLARYVFGLTGRTPALLATGSSICGVSAVLAVAGTIDASENDIAYATATILVFDALTLVAFPIAGSVLDMSSVSFGIWSGLSMFSTGPVAAAGFAYSQTAGEWATLTKLTRNSLIGLVVLAYSFSYSLNSDERASPRMFWEQFPKFLVGFFLVAAIANLPGISTGFVDTVGMASDWLFVFAFVGLGCGIQTKNLRQTGVRPFLTVLFYLLIISTVSLFAIRVIF, encoded by the coding sequence ATGGGTGACGGGCCTCGGTCGACGCGGACGCTCCTCCCTGGACTCCTCTTACTGGTGAGTCTCGGCGTCGCCGCGAAACTCTCCGCGTCGTTTCTCGGGTGGGGAACGCCGCTCATCTTCGCCGTGCTGTTCGGTGCGCTCCTCAGCAACACCTACGGGCTCCCAGAGTCGCTGGAACCGGGCGTCGACGCGTACAAACTCCTCTTAGAAGTCGGCATCGTCCTGTTGGGGGCCAGCATCTCATTGAGCGATGTCATCGACGCCGGACCGCGGATCCTCGGTCTGACCGTCGCAGTCGTCGCGTTCGGAATTCTCGTAGTCGAGTTCCTCGCTCGCTACGTTTTCGGTCTCACTGGGCGAACCCCGGCGCTGCTGGCGACCGGATCGAGTATCTGCGGCGTCTCCGCGGTCCTCGCCGTCGCAGGGACTATCGACGCATCGGAGAACGACATCGCGTACGCCACCGCGACGATCCTCGTCTTCGACGCGCTCACGCTGGTCGCGTTCCCCATAGCGGGGAGCGTCTTGGATATGTCCTCAGTATCGTTCGGGATCTGGTCCGGACTTAGCATGTTCAGCACCGGCCCGGTTGCCGCCGCAGGCTTCGCTTACAGCCAGACCGCTGGCGAGTGGGCGACGCTGACGAAGCTCACGCGGAACTCACTTATCGGACTAGTTGTCCTCGCGTACTCGTTTTCCTACTCGCTCAACAGCGACGAACGGGCGTCTCCGCGGATGTTCTGGGAACAGTTCCCGAAGTTTCTCGTCGGTTTCTTCCTCGTCGCCGCCATCGCTAATCTGCCCGGTATCTCGACGGGATTTGTAGACACCGTCGGGATGGCCTCGGACTGGCTGTTCGTCTTCGCCTTCGTCGGACTGGGCTGTGGGATCCAGACCAAGAACCTCCGACAAACCGGTGTCCGGCCGTTTCTGACAGTGTTGTTCTATCTTCTTATTATCAGTACTGTGAGTCTCTTCGCTATACGAGTGATATTTTGA
- a CDS encoding TRAP transporter permease, which yields MTTTTQSTTDDALSGKLRTSGQFAISLLAIVTSLFHLYTGAFGIFGSLVQRSAHVYLLAALTFAIVPFMGRHEIRYRLIDLVLIALSLSGMAYVITNYNRMLNKTAYVTAPAQLDFVYTVISIVLVIEATRRIVGRLLAAIVTMILVGGFFSNMLPAPFTSPAVPTSNWVDGLFVTTNGLWGIPTRVSATFIFLFVVMAAFLEVTGAGRFLLDFAKALVGRRQGGAAKIAVVASTLFGSLSGSAAANVYGTGIFTIPTMKKFGYKNSFAGATEVAASCGGQIMPPIMGAGAFIMAQFLGIDYIVIALAAVIPAALYYLSVYFSVHAETINQGIQPIPEAEIQTPTEVLKSQPGYAASFFVTIVVLFYMLFEGYTIYRAVFFSVIVLMFVAALQPQSRVGVDELAIALDKGARNATQIAMATACASIVLGTLNTSGLGVIFGQWVVALAGGVVILLLVLVAAFSIVLGFGMPTTAAYILAAALLGPALVAVDMGGLKAQFFIFTFAVYSTITPPVALAAFAAGQVADADPITVALKAMKMVLPTFIIPLRYVYRPAILLQMPVTDIVIDTLALGLAVILIQIGLWGWPVENKVARGFAILSSLLLMVPPQVMPVGLPMLILVGLLCAGLMVLTEAYDRDRALPRLNLN from the coding sequence ATGACAACGACAACGCAATCGACGACCGACGACGCACTATCCGGCAAACTACGCACGAGCGGCCAGTTCGCTATCTCGCTGCTGGCGATCGTTACGTCGCTGTTTCACCTCTATACGGGCGCGTTCGGTATCTTCGGATCGCTCGTCCAGCGCTCCGCACACGTCTATCTCCTAGCTGCGCTCACCTTCGCGATCGTCCCGTTCATGGGACGGCACGAGATCAGATATCGGCTCATCGATCTCGTCCTGATAGCGCTCTCGCTGAGCGGGATGGCCTACGTCATCACGAACTACAATCGGATGCTGAACAAGACGGCGTACGTGACCGCGCCGGCCCAGCTCGACTTCGTCTACACGGTCATCTCGATCGTCCTCGTCATCGAGGCCACGCGGCGGATCGTCGGCCGACTGCTCGCGGCCATCGTGACGATGATTCTGGTCGGCGGGTTCTTCTCGAACATGCTCCCCGCGCCGTTCACCAGCCCGGCCGTCCCGACCTCGAACTGGGTCGACGGCCTGTTCGTCACGACGAACGGCCTCTGGGGTATCCCGACACGCGTCTCCGCGACGTTCATCTTCCTGTTCGTGGTCATGGCGGCGTTCCTCGAAGTGACCGGCGCGGGCCGATTCCTGCTCGACTTCGCGAAGGCGTTGGTCGGTCGACGGCAGGGCGGCGCGGCGAAGATCGCCGTCGTCGCCAGCACGCTCTTCGGCAGCCTCTCGGGGAGCGCGGCGGCGAACGTCTACGGGACCGGCATCTTCACCATCCCGACGATGAAGAAGTTCGGCTACAAGAACTCCTTCGCCGGGGCAACCGAAGTCGCCGCCTCGTGTGGCGGCCAGATCATGCCGCCCATCATGGGTGCCGGGGCGTTCATCATGGCGCAGTTCCTCGGCATCGACTACATCGTCATCGCCCTCGCGGCGGTGATACCAGCGGCGTTGTACTACCTCTCGGTCTACTTCTCCGTCCACGCGGAGACCATAAATCAGGGGATTCAGCCGATCCCCGAAGCGGAGATCCAGACGCCGACGGAGGTGCTGAAATCACAGCCCGGCTACGCCGCCTCTTTCTTCGTCACCATCGTCGTCCTCTTCTACATGCTCTTCGAGGGCTACACCATCTACCGCGCCGTCTTCTTCAGCGTCATCGTCCTGATGTTCGTCGCCGCGCTGCAGCCCCAGTCTCGGGTCGGCGTCGACGAACTGGCGATCGCGCTGGACAAGGGCGCTCGCAACGCGACCCAGATCGCGATGGCGACGGCGTGTGCCTCTATCGTCCTCGGAACGCTCAACACCTCCGGACTGGGCGTCATCTTCGGGCAGTGGGTCGTCGCGCTGGCCGGCGGCGTCGTCATCCTGCTGTTGGTGCTGGTCGCCGCCTTCTCCATCGTCCTCGGGTTCGGGATGCCCACCACCGCGGCCTACATCCTCGCGGCCGCGCTGCTCGGCCCCGCGCTCGTCGCCGTGGACATGGGCGGCCTGAAAGCGCAGTTCTTCATTTTCACCTTCGCGGTGTACTCGACGATCACCCCGCCCGTCGCGCTCGCCGCCTTCGCCGCGGGACAGGTCGCGGACGCCGACCCGATCACGGTCGCGCTCAAGGCGATGAAGATGGTCCTGCCGACGTTCATCATCCCGTTGCGGTACGTCTACCGTCCGGCCATCCTGCTGCAGATGCCGGTGACCGACATCGTCATCGACACGCTGGCGCTCGGCCTGGCCGTCATCCTCATCCAGATCGGCCTGTGGGGCTGGCCGGTCGAGAACAAGGTCGCACGCGGGTTCGCCATTCTCAGTTCGCTCCTGTTGATGGTCCCGCCGCAGGTCATGCCGGTCGGTCTGCCCATGCTCATCCTCGTCGGTCTCCTCTGTGCCGGGCTGATGGTGCTGACCGAAGCCTACGACCGAGACAGAGCGCTCCCCCGACTCAACCTGAACTAG
- a CDS encoding TAXI family TRAP transporter solute-binding subunit: protein MTGRKQSVDRVSRRRVLKITGAAGIAGLAGCTEDSTGDGGDGGGGTSGGDGGSGNGTQSGDGGGGSSGQILLETAGGSPGGTGYAIMNAMLSGASAEYPKLTYNILPGGWVGNNTRLQNQEIDLGHTTLAAGTLAKNVDGPYSDQDWEQPPSNLRSVLADQSELFFFVVAQADFPYDTLTAAAEDDYAINVTNQPKGTFGGYLWDTVLENLNYSQSAIQELGGSYRRVGWNDAAQLFSDGQVDAILAVGGRDLGWLNNIASGSEVKYLDWKEEFRTQIKEQYGVLKADLEGVFPQQQEPLKCMQDSGLINTHKGVSEEAVYTVTKGVMARADQIQQSTGLLSPFEVGSDMTNPCPFEIHPGAAKAYKEEGVGDF from the coding sequence ATGACAGGAAGAAAGCAATCGGTAGATAGGGTATCGCGCCGTCGAGTACTGAAGATAACCGGAGCGGCAGGAATCGCGGGGTTAGCGGGTTGTACGGAAGACAGCACTGGCGATGGCGGCGATGGTGGCGGCGGGACGAGCGGCGGCGACGGCGGGTCGGGGAACGGAACTCAGTCGGGCGACGGCGGTGGCGGTAGCAGCGGTCAGATCCTGCTGGAGACGGCAGGCGGGTCCCCCGGCGGGACCGGCTACGCCATCATGAACGCGATGTTGTCGGGTGCCTCCGCCGAGTATCCGAAACTGACGTACAACATCCTCCCCGGCGGCTGGGTGGGGAACAACACGCGGCTCCAAAACCAGGAGATCGACCTCGGGCACACGACGCTCGCCGCGGGCACGCTCGCGAAGAACGTCGACGGCCCCTATTCCGATCAGGACTGGGAGCAGCCGCCGAGCAATCTCCGGAGCGTCCTCGCAGACCAGAGCGAGCTGTTCTTCTTCGTGGTCGCACAGGCTGATTTCCCGTACGACACGCTGACGGCGGCCGCGGAAGACGACTACGCCATCAACGTGACGAACCAACCGAAGGGGACCTTCGGCGGCTACCTGTGGGACACCGTCCTGGAGAACCTGAACTACTCTCAGAGTGCGATACAGGAACTCGGCGGGTCCTACCGCCGGGTCGGCTGGAACGACGCCGCACAGCTGTTCTCCGACGGACAGGTCGACGCCATCCTCGCCGTCGGCGGCCGCGACCTCGGCTGGCTCAACAACATCGCGTCGGGTTCGGAAGTGAAGTACCTCGACTGGAAAGAGGAGTTCCGGACGCAGATCAAAGAGCAGTACGGCGTCCTGAAAGCCGACCTCGAAGGCGTCTTCCCCCAGCAGCAGGAGCCGCTCAAATGCATGCAGGACAGCGGTCTCATCAACACGCACAAGGGCGTCTCCGAGGAGGCCGTCTACACGGTGACGAAGGGCGTCATGGCGAGAGCAGACCAGATTCAGCAGTCGACCGGGCTGCTCAGCCCGTTCGAGGTCGGGAGCGATATGACCAACCCGTGTCCGTTCGAGATCCACCCCGGCGCCGCGAAAGCCTACAAGGAAGAGGGTGTCGGGGACTTCTGA
- a CDS encoding universal stress protein has translation MYSILLAVDDDRETADHLVDAVGRLIDAVDRCEITLVHVFRNAQISQRVSIHQLASGYDDEAFDHQIPVSVQETAEALEASSATVELEFASGEPSSEITRIARARDVDNIHIGGKNTSPAGKAIFGSVTQSVIFGTDVPVTVCGKSK, from the coding sequence ATGTACAGCATACTACTCGCCGTAGACGACGACCGAGAGACCGCGGACCACCTCGTAGACGCCGTCGGGCGACTCATCGATGCCGTCGACCGGTGCGAGATCACGCTCGTTCACGTGTTCAGAAACGCCCAGATCTCACAGCGCGTCTCGATCCACCAGCTGGCGAGCGGGTACGACGACGAGGCGTTCGATCACCAGATTCCCGTCAGCGTCCAGGAGACGGCGGAGGCGCTCGAAGCGTCGTCGGCGACCGTCGAACTGGAGTTCGCCAGCGGGGAGCCATCCTCGGAGATAACCCGCATCGCGAGGGCCAGAGACGTCGATAACATCCACATCGGCGGGAAGAACACGTCGCCCGCAGGCAAGGCGATCTTCGGCAGCGTCACCCAGTCGGTCATCTTCGGAACGGACGTTCCGGTGACCGTCTGTGGGAAGTCAAAGTAG
- a CDS encoding Ldh family oxidoreductase, giving the protein MELDRSRVVSVAADAFRAHGISDADAEQTAQVLVSADARGKHSHGLLRLPRFVRGIEHGNVDPAGEIEVVAERGGAATLSGGSRLGPVVASAATGEVMDRADEFGVGAVGVNDSNHLGMLGYYTDQLQREGYVGIAMTNTEPAMPPYGGVEPVLGTNPIAIGLPTDPVFNLDMSTSAIARGTVLEKREAGESIPEGVALDAEGEPTTDPEAALEGTILPFGGPKGSGLAIAVEVLAGGLVGAAMGEDVTGTYHTEDPCTKGDLFLAIDPAVLGSRGAVDRMSAFLRALKQTETNATVEEIRLPGEHSVSRDRTRERIDVPADLWEQVRELRE; this is encoded by the coding sequence ATGGAACTCGATCGGTCACGTGTGGTTTCGGTCGCCGCCGACGCCTTTCGCGCCCATGGTATCAGCGACGCCGACGCCGAACAGACGGCGCAAGTGCTGGTGAGCGCGGACGCCCGCGGCAAGCACTCCCACGGCCTGTTGCGACTGCCGCGGTTCGTCCGCGGCATCGAACACGGCAACGTCGATCCCGCGGGCGAGATCGAAGTCGTCGCCGAGCGCGGCGGCGCGGCGACGCTCAGCGGCGGGTCCCGTCTGGGCCCGGTCGTGGCGTCGGCGGCAACGGGTGAGGTGATGGACCGCGCCGACGAGTTCGGCGTCGGTGCGGTGGGCGTCAACGACTCGAACCACCTCGGGATGCTGGGGTACTACACGGATCAACTCCAGCGCGAGGGCTACGTCGGCATCGCGATGACGAACACGGAGCCGGCGATGCCGCCCTACGGCGGCGTTGAACCCGTATTGGGAACGAACCCGATCGCCATCGGGCTGCCGACCGACCCCGTCTTCAACCTCGACATGTCCACCTCGGCTATCGCCCGCGGGACCGTCCTCGAAAAGCGGGAGGCGGGCGAATCGATTCCCGAGGGGGTCGCGTTGGACGCCGAGGGCGAACCGACGACGGACCCCGAAGCCGCGTTGGAGGGCACCATCCTGCCGTTCGGCGGGCCGAAAGGCTCGGGGTTGGCGATCGCCGTCGAAGTGCTGGCCGGCGGGCTGGTCGGCGCGGCGATGGGCGAGGACGTGACCGGCACGTATCACACGGAAGACCCCTGTACGAAGGGCGACCTCTTCCTCGCTATCGACCCCGCAGTGCTGGGTTCACGAGGCGCTGTCGATCGAATGTCGGCGTTCCTGCGCGCACTCAAGCAGACAGAGACGAACGCGACGGTCGAGGAAATCCGGCTTCCGGGCGAACATTCCGTCAGCCGCGACCGCACGCGAGAGCGTATCGACGTCCCCGCCGACCTCTGGGAACAGGTGAGAGAGCTACGCGAGTAG
- a CDS encoding UxaA family hydrolase — MNDNQFLGYERDDGSVGIRNHTVIVSTAPYANDTVKRAADIVEDAIPITHPLGRCQTKPDVFQTYRTLLGYATHPNTYGAVVVAHAGEIVDGDELAEDIAETGRPSDSVNIHREKGVMNALKRTVNSAQEIAQDASAQKRVPSDMSNLTFGINCATSDTTSGLCQHKATANAVWRLIDEHGGRGCFAETPEFFGGENELAERAVNDEVKQEILERVGHWDERLQATGYDVRGAQPTPDNMDGGLTTIEEKSLGALVKSGDGPIQDIIDYGAKIPRDSGMYIMDTPGHGAESVTGIGAGGAHFMVISTGQGHTLSNAVMPTIKITGNPGSAERVPEETDVDVSEALVGDESFEWATDQLWDEIVDVVNGKVTLSEALGESQFAIHRIGPST, encoded by the coding sequence ATGAACGACAACCAATTCCTCGGATACGAACGCGACGACGGCAGCGTCGGCATTCGCAACCACACGGTCATCGTCTCGACGGCACCCTACGCCAACGATACGGTCAAGCGGGCAGCGGACATCGTCGAAGACGCCATTCCGATCACCCACCCGCTCGGGCGCTGTCAGACCAAACCCGACGTCTTCCAGACCTATCGCACCCTGCTGGGGTACGCAACGCATCCCAACACCTACGGCGCGGTCGTCGTCGCCCACGCCGGCGAAATCGTCGACGGCGACGAACTCGCAGAAGACATCGCTGAAACGGGCCGACCGAGCGACTCGGTCAACATTCACCGAGAGAAAGGCGTCATGAACGCCCTGAAGCGGACAGTCAACTCCGCCCAGGAGATCGCACAGGACGCCAGCGCCCAGAAGCGCGTCCCCTCGGACATGTCGAACCTGACCTTCGGCATCAACTGCGCCACTTCGGACACGACCAGCGGGCTCTGCCAGCACAAGGCGACGGCCAACGCCGTCTGGCGACTCATCGACGAGCACGGCGGGCGCGGTTGCTTCGCCGAGACGCCCGAGTTCTTCGGCGGTGAGAACGAACTCGCCGAGCGCGCGGTCAACGACGAAGTAAAACAGGAGATCCTCGAACGCGTCGGGCACTGGGACGAACGGCTTCAGGCTACGGGTTACGACGTCCGCGGCGCACAGCCTACCCCGGACAACATGGACGGCGGACTCACCACTATCGAGGAGAAATCGCTCGGTGCGCTCGTCAAGTCCGGCGACGGCCCCATCCAAGATATCATCGACTACGGCGCGAAGATTCCCCGCGATTCGGGGATGTACATCATGGATACGCCCGGCCACGGTGCCGAATCCGTAACAGGGATCGGCGCGGGCGGCGCGCACTTCATGGTCATCTCGACGGGACAGGGCCACACGCTCTCGAACGCGGTGATGCCGACGATCAAGATCACCGGGAATCCCGGAAGCGCCGAACGCGTCCCCGAGGAGACCGACGTCGACGTCAGCGAAGCCCTGGTCGGCGACGAGTCCTTCGAGTGGGCGACCGACCAGCTCTGGGACGAGATCGTCGACGTGGTGAACGGCAAGGTCACCCTGAGCGAGGCGCTGGGCGAGAGCCAGTTCGCCATCCACCGCATCGGTCCCTCGACGTAA
- a CDS encoding UxaA family hydrolase, producing MVERHVAIVEPSDNVATVLRDMQGGESIELNIDGETKTIEIAEDIGFGHKFAIQPIPNGETITKYGKSIGNATEDIEPGDRVHVHNVESNYGRGDLADDDQAKVVSE from the coding sequence ATGGTAGAAAGGCACGTAGCAATCGTAGAGCCGAGCGACAACGTCGCGACGGTACTGCGAGACATGCAAGGCGGAGAATCGATCGAACTGAACATCGACGGCGAGACGAAGACCATCGAGATAGCGGAGGACATCGGCTTCGGACACAAGTTCGCCATCCAGCCGATTCCGAACGGTGAGACCATCACGAAGTACGGCAAGAGCATCGGTAACGCGACAGAAGATATCGAACCCGGTGACCGGGTTCACGTCCACAACGTCGAGTCGAATTACGGTCGCGGCGACCTCGCCGACGACGACCAAGCGAAGGTAGTGAGTGAGTAA
- a CDS encoding sulfite exporter TauE/SafE family protein, translated as MAAPLAGVSNFSPQTIAYGLAVLLLGGFVKGTVGFAVGLVVVAGLVQVFPAKEVTIILSVPFLLSNVIVLKEEGVPSRFLRQQVPFIGALFVGLVLGVILLSIISSQVLYLLLAAYIALFLAISQDKLVAYAEKTGLSVGSGLFAGLLGGVIGVPGPPLVVHTYIQVAEENTEFVAGVSSLFLVAHLLRIGILASDRLLGVRGLVIGVLLTIPIWIGVVLGVRFRDYIPDRRFEQTIKVFLAIIGVRLLMNGLSL; from the coding sequence ATGGCTGCCCCACTGGCCGGAGTGAGCAATTTCTCACCGCAGACCATCGCGTACGGACTCGCCGTCCTCCTCCTCGGCGGTTTCGTGAAGGGAACCGTCGGGTTCGCCGTCGGACTGGTCGTCGTCGCCGGACTCGTCCAGGTCTTCCCGGCGAAGGAAGTGACGATCATCCTCTCGGTCCCGTTCTTGCTGTCGAACGTGATCGTCCTGAAAGAGGAAGGCGTCCCGTCCCGCTTTCTCAGACAGCAGGTCCCGTTCATCGGCGCGCTGTTCGTCGGTCTCGTCCTGGGTGTCATCCTCCTGAGCATCATCTCCTCGCAGGTGCTGTATCTCCTGCTGGCCGCCTACATCGCGCTGTTCCTCGCGATAAGCCAGGACAAGCTCGTCGCCTACGCGGAGAAGACCGGTCTGAGCGTCGGCAGCGGTCTCTTCGCGGGACTGCTCGGCGGTGTCATCGGCGTCCCGGGACCGCCCCTCGTAGTCCACACCTACATTCAGGTCGCAGAGGAAAACACCGAGTTCGTCGCCGGCGTCTCCTCGCTCTTCCTCGTTGCACACCTCCTCCGTATCGGAATCCTCGCAAGCGACAGATTGCTCGGGGTCCGTGGACTCGTCATCGGGGTGCTTCTGACGATTCCCATCTGGATCGGTGTCGTCCTCGGCGTTCGGTTCCGGGACTATATTCCGGACAGACGCTTCGAACAGACGATCAAGGTCTTCCTCGCAATCATCGGCGTCCGGTTGCTGATGAACGGATTGTCGCTGTAG
- the argH gene encoding argininosuccinate lyase, with protein sequence MTGDDSISRERLEASPGEIYTETIEEPVYEFKREHYFDHLVETNKAWVLMLVETDLVPESEGATLLEALEDLQEEGSEALGEYNPDYEYFYSHMEQVLIEETTEEIAGNINIGRTRPEPLARMETRERLITVLDQLNDLRETLLDIAQREVETVMPQWTHYQHAQISTVGHYILAITSALERDFDRLYDSYDTVNECTLGCGALAGASYPLDRELVAELLGFDGFKNNTIDCVAGGDHHMEPASAMANMMTTLSRFCQDVYTWHTREFGFAEIGDEYAGSSSMMPQKKNPYPFEYVRARSGHVTAKATSVQETLHNTNYQDIKDVEEDAVYPLFEAFDETSRSLRLLNGTIESTTFDAEAMMREAEDGFASCTELASRIHRNTDLSYRTAHRIVGDMVLRAINSDMTASDVGSDLVNESAEEIVGERLDIDDEFVQAALDPEAFVEVHDGPGGPAPKEVRRRIQDQRATVDEHRVRVNDLRESLDAAEEMRSERLEELTQ encoded by the coding sequence ATGACAGGAGATGACAGTATCTCGCGGGAGCGATTAGAGGCGTCACCCGGAGAGATATACACGGAGACCATCGAAGAGCCGGTCTACGAGTTCAAACGCGAACACTACTTCGACCACCTCGTCGAGACGAACAAAGCGTGGGTCCTGATGCTCGTCGAGACCGACCTCGTCCCCGAGTCAGAGGGCGCGACGCTCCTCGAAGCACTCGAAGACCTACAAGAAGAAGGCTCTGAAGCCCTCGGGGAGTACAACCCGGACTACGAGTACTTCTACTCCCATATGGAGCAGGTGCTGATAGAGGAGACAACCGAGGAGATCGCGGGCAACATCAACATCGGCCGGACCCGGCCGGAACCGCTCGCCCGCATGGAGACGCGCGAGCGTCTCATCACCGTCCTCGACCAGCTGAACGACCTCCGGGAAACGTTACTGGATATCGCTCAGCGCGAGGTCGAGACCGTCATGCCTCAGTGGACGCACTACCAGCACGCCCAGATCTCCACCGTTGGCCACTACATCCTCGCCATCACGAGCGCGCTCGAACGGGACTTCGACCGACTGTACGATTCCTACGATACCGTCAACGAGTGTACCCTCGGCTGTGGGGCGCTGGCCGGTGCGTCATATCCACTAGATCGCGAGCTGGTCGCCGAACTGCTCGGTTTCGACGGGTTCAAGAACAACACCATCGACTGCGTGGCCGGCGGCGACCACCACATGGAACCGGCCTCCGCGATGGCGAACATGATGACGACGCTCAGCCGCTTCTGCCAGGACGTCTACACGTGGCACACGCGCGAGTTCGGCTTCGCCGAGATCGGCGACGAGTACGCCGGGTCCAGCAGCATGATGCCACAGAAGAAGAACCCCTACCCCTTCGAGTACGTCCGCGCCCGGTCGGGCCACGTCACCGCGAAGGCCACCTCGGTCCAAGAGACGCTCCACAACACGAACTACCAAGACATCAAGGACGTCGAGGAGGACGCGGTCTACCCCCTCTTCGAGGCGTTCGACGAGACGAGTCGGTCGCTCCGGCTCCTGAACGGGACTATCGAGTCGACCACCTTCGACGCGGAGGCGATGATGCGAGAGGCCGAAGACGGGTTCGCCTCCTGTACCGAACTCGCCTCGCGGATCCACCGGAACACGGACCTCTCTTATCGGACCGCTCACCGCATCGTCGGCGACATGGTGCTCCGGGCGATCAACAGTGACATGACCGCCTCCGACGTCGGCAGCGACCTCGTCAACGAGTCCGCAGAAGAGATAGTCGGCGAGCGACTGGATATCGACGACGAGTTCGTCCAGGCGGCGCTCGACCCGGAGGCGTTTGTCGAAGTCCACGACGGGCCGGGCGGTCCCGCACCGAAAGAGGTGCGCCGACGGATTCAGGACCAGCGCGCGACCGTCGACGAACACCGCGTCCGGGTCAATGACCTCCGCGAGAGCCTCGACGCGGCCGAAGAGATGCGCTCAGAGCGCCTCGAAGAGCTCACGCAGTAG